One Malus domestica chromosome 11, GDT2T_hap1 genomic region harbors:
- the LOC108174617 gene encoding uncharacterized protein, with the protein MDLDVALREEEPDVPEEDDSTKITNKYEKWHKANRMAILIMKRAMSDTVRGGTADMESAKEFLASIEAKFKESDKAETGNLMNSLMTTKFVDGSAREHILGLIDIATKLNALDVAISDPFLVHLALNSLPSEYSQLKSTYNAQKEKWNLNELIAICVREHKIREKQCC; encoded by the coding sequence ATGGACTTAGATGTTGCTTTGAGAGAGGAAGAACCAGATGTTCCTGAAGAGGATGACTCGACTAAGATTACAAACAAGTATGAGAAGTGGCATAAGGCAAATAGGATGGCAATTCTCATTATGAAAAGGGCAATGTCTGACACTGTGAGAGGTGGTACTGCTGATATGGAGAGTGCTAAGGAATTTTTGGCATCAATTGAAGCTAAGTTCAAGGAATCCGATAAAGCTGAAACCGGAAACCTTATGAACTCATTGATGACAACCAAGTTTGTCGATGGAAGTGCGAGGGAGCACATATTGGGGCTGATTGATATTGCTACTAAGTTGAATGCTTTGGATGTTGCAATTAGTGATCCATTTTTGGTTCATCTGGCTCTCAACTCTTTGCCTTCGGAGTACTCTCAACTGAAAAGCACATACAATGCTCAAAAGGAAAAATGGAATCTCAATGAGCTTATAGCTATTTGTGTTCGCGAACATAAGATAAGAGAAAAGCAATGTTGCTAA
- the LOC103449073 gene encoding elongation factor Tu, mitochondrial-like: MAAVALRNPGSRRILPYSSHIYLCGRGSIAAAGSPISDAAFGNDRSCSPSPWWRSMATFTRTKPHVNVGTIGHVDHGKTTLTAAITKVLAEEGKAKAVAFDEIDKAPEEKKRGITIATAHVEYETVKRHYAHVDCPGHADYVKNMITGAAQMDGGILVVSAPDGPMPQTKEHILLARQVGVPSLVCFLNKVDAVDDPELIELVEMELRELLSFYKFPGDEIPIIRGSALSALQGTNDEIGKKAILKLMESVDEYIPDPVRQLDKPFLMPIEDVFSIQGRGTVATGRVEQGTIKVGEEVEILGLHQGAPLKTVVTGVEMFKKILDHGQAGDNVGLLLRGLKREDIQRGQVIAKPGTVKTHKRFEAEIYVLTKDEGGRHTAFFSNYRPQFYLRTADITGKVELPENVKMVMPGDNVTAVFELIQPVPLEQGQRFALREGGRTVGAGVVSKVL; encoded by the exons ATGGCTGCGGTCGCTCTCAGGAACCCTGGGTCCAGGCGCATCCTCCCCTACTCCTCGCATATCTACTTGTGCGGCCGAGGATCGATCGCCGCCGCCGGTTCTCCAATCTCCGACGCTGCTTTCGGAAATGACCGATCTTGTAGTCCTAGTCCTTGGTGGCGATCCATGGCCACCTTCACACGCAC AAAACCTCATGTGAATGTTGGAACAATCGGACACGTTGATCATGGAAAAACGACGCTGACTGCCGCAATTACAAAG GTACTGGCAGAAGAAGGGAAAGCTAAGGCTGTGGCCTTTGACGAAATTGATAAGGCCCCTGAGGAGAAAAAGAGAGGAATTACAATTGCAACG GCTCATGTAGAATACGAGACTGTGAAGCGCCATTATGCGCATGTGGACTGCCCAGGACATGCAGATTATGTCAAA AACATGATTACTGGAGCTGCCCAAATGGATGGAGGTATTCTGGTTGTCTCTGCTCCCGATGGGCCTATGCCACAAACTAAGGAACACATTCTGCTTGCTCGCCAA GTTGGTGTGCCATCACTTGTATGTTTTCTCAATAAAGTTGATGCTGTCGATGATCCGGAGTTGATAGAGCTGGTTGAAATGGAGCTCCGTG AGCTTCTTAGCTTCTACAAGTTCCCTGGGGATGAAATTCCGATTATCCGGGGTTCAGCTCTATCGGCTTTACAAGGCACAAATGATGAGATTGGCAAAAAGGCAATCTTAAAGTTAATGGAATCTGTGGATGAGTACATTCCTGACCCTGTACGCCAGCTTGACAAACCCTTCCTGATGCCAATTGAAGATGTTTTCTCAATTCAG GGTCGTGGAACTGTTGCCACTGGCCGTGTTGAACAAGGGACCATTAAAGTTGGTGAGGAAGTTGAGATTCTGGGTTTACATCAG GGTGCTCCTTTGAAAACAGTGGTGACCGGTGTTGAAATGTTCAAGAAAATCTTGGATCATGGACAA GCTGGTGATAATGTCGGTCTTCTTCTTAGAGGTCTGAAGAGGGAAGATATCCAACGAGGACAG GTAATTGCTAAGCCAGGAACTGTGAAGACACACAAGAGGTTTGAAGCAGAAATATACGTCCTCACAAAGGATGAAGGTGGACGCCACACTGCCTTTTTCTCAAACTACAGGCCTCAGTTTTACTTGAGAACAGCAGATATCACTGGAAAGGTAGAACTGCCCGAAAATGTTAAGATGGTTATGCCTGGAGACAACGTGACTGCAGTTTTTGAGCTGATTCAACCGGTTCCTCTTGAACAAG GACAAAGATTTGCCTTGAGGGAGGGAGGTAGAACGGTTGGTGCAGGAGTTGTTTCGAAAGTACTCTGA
- the LOC103449074 gene encoding uncharacterized protein: protein MAEKLCLMASHGYPHGRVLHQEQLMSVIKDFQPFMPSFGAKEEITKLGSLKLVPQQCEEPWKLTSGVPEANWFVKTVSEIERPPLNLQDVCPDSVLFSIGIAEHFIKREKMLQFLRSGEGEVERGAVDITLLYDLMGLHEMGQQPLMPSLIYPRSEFNTQKPLLDFVGDLHWSSKITVQPDGRVLFTGTEAEMKHLLSVVAEFYSLRNTVVWKKQSVLVPHFKSVGSREAGVIIDGTLVNMQATTLAPLKSPEKVKTKAPKRRSGKKAGKDRDLYERNYFHACESLLSIMMNRKQHGKLAVLSLKKSGPELPELLTQFSAGIAGTGLAVLFSVLCKVASGRVPLCASKLLNTGVAFALVWLSWGVNKLRDTVVQIRKNSKKPGLQEEEIMKRVDRSVNEIYLRAGTLMAVAVLRLA, encoded by the exons ATGGCGGAAAAGCTTTGCCTGATGGCCTCCCATGGCTATCCTCACGGCCGCGTTCTGCACCAGGAGCAACTCATGAGCGTTATCAAG GATTTTCAACCCTTTATGCCAAGTTTTGGAGCAAAGGAGGAAATCACAAAGTTAGGGTCTTTGAAATTGGTGCCGCAGCAATGTGAGGAGCCATGGAAACTCACAAGTGGAGTGCCGGAGGCCAATTGGTTTGTAAAGACTGTCTCAGAAATTGAAAGACCTCCACTTAATTTGCAAG ATGTTTGTCCAGACTCAGTGCTGTTCAGCATTGGAATTGCCGAACACTTCATAAAACGTGAAAAGATGTTGCAGTTCCTCAGATCAGGAGAGGGTGAAGTGGAGAGAGGCGCAGTAGATATAACCTTACTATATGACTTGATGGGGTTACATGAAATGGGCCAACAACCATTAATGCCATCTCTTATCTACCCGAGAAGTGAGTTCAATACCCAGAAGCCTCTCTTGGACTTTGTGGGCGATCTTCACTGGAGTTCGAAAATTACAGTTCAGCCAGATGGTCGAGTCTTATTCACAGGTACTGAGGCTGAGATGAAGCATCTCCTTTCAGTTGTAGCTGAATTTTACTCCTTGAGAAACACAGTTGTTTGGAAAAAGCAGTCTGTGTTGGTTCCGCACTTTAAGAG TGTGGGGAGCCGGGAAGCAGGAGTTATCATTGATGGAACTTTGGTCAATATGCAGGCGACTACGCTTGCTCCTTTGAAGAG TCCCGAAAAAGTTAAGACAAAGGCGCCCAAGCGGAGGAGTGGTAAAAAAGCAGGCAAAGATAGAGATCTCTACGAGCGGAACTACTTCCACGCCTGTGAGAGCCTTCTATCCATAATGATGAACAGAAAACAGCATGGGAAACTGGCAGTTCTCTCACTTAAAAAGTCCGGCCCAGAGCTTCCGGAACTCCTAACCCAGTTTTCTGCTGGTATCGCTGGAACTGGCTTGGCTGTCCTTTTCTCTGTCCTCTGTAAAGTAGCTTCTGGGAGGGTACCCCTTTGTGCGTCCAAACTCTTGAACACCGGAGTTGCATTTGCATTAGTCTGGCTCTCTTGGGGGGTGAATAAACTGAGGGACACAGTTGTTCAAATCAGGAAGAATTCAAAGAAGCCAGGTTTACAAGAAGAGGAAATAATGAAAAGGGTAGATAGAAGCGTGAACGAGATTTACTTGAGAGCCGGAACATTGATGGCGGTGGCGGTGTTGAGGCTTGCTTGA